In one window of Legionella fallonii LLAP-10 DNA:
- a CDS encoding Dps family protein has product MSDSHNTAEKHSFPTDLDDKVRHQMALVINPLIADIFALFIKTKNFHWHMSGSHFRDYHLLLDDHADQIFNMIDILAERVRKLGKKTIHSISEIAQLQKIQDNNKEHMHADAMLEELMNDNKALTERMRSAHEVCSGGNDVATTSLLENFIDETERRTWFLYETLQNH; this is encoded by the coding sequence ATGTCAGACTCACATAATACGGCAGAAAAGCATTCTTTTCCCACAGACTTAGATGACAAAGTACGTCATCAAATGGCTCTAGTCATCAACCCACTCATTGCTGACATTTTTGCTCTTTTTATCAAAACTAAAAATTTTCATTGGCATATGTCTGGTAGCCATTTTCGCGATTACCATTTACTTTTAGATGATCATGCAGACCAAATCTTTAATATGATAGACATATTAGCTGAGCGTGTTAGGAAATTAGGAAAAAAGACTATCCATTCTATAAGCGAAATAGCCCAGTTACAAAAAATACAAGATAATAACAAAGAGCATATGCATGCTGATGCCATGTTAGAAGAACTAATGAATGATAATAAAGCGCTAACTGAACGCATGCGTTCCGCCCATGAAGTCTGCAGTGGTGGTAATGATGTAGCAACCACCAGTTTATTGGAAAACTTTATCGACGAAACAGAAAGAAGAACTTGGTTTTTATACGAAACCCTGCAAAATCATTAA
- a CDS encoding pyridoxamine 5'-phosphate oxidase family protein gives MHIIQKNKMIHYLDLVTTVKQYLHHWFAFPKNKLFAQVSTIHEQKPCIRTMDLYDVTSKGSLIFLTDTNSPKWSHLTRNPNIGICLLHREYGQIIVEGSALLDTSVTNLSLATLYWENYLDDYWRRFYLSNSSNTTAHGIPSSFGIMHIIPKSWEILAFSTDDFLKGLRVKYQLHEGVWIKNPLPLL, from the coding sequence ATGCACATTATTCAAAAAAATAAAATGATTCATTATTTAGATCTTGTTACTACCGTAAAGCAATATTTGCATCATTGGTTTGCCTTCCCTAAAAATAAACTTTTTGCTCAGGTAAGCACAATCCATGAGCAAAAGCCATGCATTAGAACCATGGATCTCTATGATGTTACGTCTAAAGGCTCACTGATTTTTTTAACCGATACCAACTCCCCAAAATGGAGTCATTTAACCCGCAATCCAAATATAGGGATTTGTCTGTTACATCGAGAATACGGCCAAATTATTGTAGAAGGCTCCGCCCTATTAGATACGAGCGTTACTAATCTTTCTTTGGCGACTTTATATTGGGAAAATTATTTAGACGATTATTGGCGACGTTTCTATCTATCGAACAGCAGCAATACCACTGCCCATGGAATCCCGTCTTCATTTGGTATCATGCATATTATACCTAAGTCATGGGAAATATTGGCGTTTAGTACAGACGATTTTTTAAAAGGTTTAAGAGTAAAATATCAATTGCATGAAGGAGTATGGATAAAAAACCCTTTGCCACTTCTTTAA
- a CDS encoding VOC family protein, with amino-acid sequence MLKKVAFTMYPVEDMERAKNFYKNNLGLTPSTLAVNGAWVEYDLPQGGCFAITTLAQGVKPSAVAGGSIAFEVDDLDVLTADLKKNGVHFKLDTFSSPVCRMAVILDSEGNSITLHELKK; translated from the coding sequence ATGCTAAAAAAAGTAGCCTTTACCATGTACCCTGTTGAGGACATGGAGCGTGCTAAGAATTTTTATAAAAATAATTTGGGGCTTACTCCCAGCACGCTGGCTGTCAATGGGGCTTGGGTTGAGTATGATTTACCGCAGGGAGGATGTTTTGCCATTACTACTTTGGCTCAGGGAGTTAAACCCAGCGCCGTAGCTGGCGGGAGTATTGCCTTTGAGGTCGATGATTTAGATGTTTTAACTGCTGATCTTAAAAAAAATGGTGTGCATTTTAAATTAGATACTTTTTCTTCTCCAGTATGCAGAATGGCCGTGATCTTAGATTCAGAAGGAAATTCTATTACTTTGCATGAGCTTAAAAAGTAG
- a CDS encoding serine hydrolase domain-containing protein: MVRFNRLVIIVFFLISTALTANNTTRHLNQNKLKNLTDSYLKRYHSREHISAVTLTIDNGKERTTQYSGNTDFFKFHPVDSSNLYQAGSIAKSFIAAVILQLEATPELHFNIDDKLSKYLPQYTEWGDISVKQLLNMTSGIPDYLEDSNYLQDLANNPHKQWLSEEKLSYVMNKPLLFAPGTKWNYSNTNYILAGLIITKLTGNSVAEELNERFLAPNNPYRLHLQNTFYVSHQYPEYVIPRMVHGYFFGGTSEQFIPYETDITDYSLSYAEPAGAIVSNSEDITQWVRALLTPNRVLTQKQLSELTTLVSTITGQPLTTPNRDNPNGFGLGIGLSYMEPKFPGLIFNYEGMTIGYRAQYIYIPKENIIISATTNSSVNPDNDHLIELISDAYDALSK, from the coding sequence ATGGTTCGTTTTAACCGATTAGTCATTATCGTTTTTTTTCTTATTTCAACCGCCCTAACAGCAAATAATACCACTCGGCACTTAAATCAAAATAAATTAAAAAACCTAACGGATTCTTACTTAAAAAGATATCACTCCCGCGAGCATATTTCGGCGGTGACTTTGACTATTGATAACGGTAAAGAGAGAACGACCCAATACAGTGGTAACACTGATTTTTTCAAGTTTCATCCTGTAGACTCCTCTAACCTCTACCAGGCCGGCAGCATTGCTAAATCCTTTATTGCTGCAGTCATTTTGCAGCTCGAAGCCACCCCGGAACTTCATTTTAATATTGACGATAAATTATCTAAATACCTACCTCAATATACTGAGTGGGGTGATATCAGCGTAAAACAGCTCTTAAATATGACAAGTGGTATACCTGATTATTTAGAAGACAGTAATTATTTGCAGGATCTTGCAAATAACCCTCATAAACAATGGTTATCAGAAGAAAAGCTAAGTTACGTAATGAATAAACCGTTATTATTTGCTCCGGGCACTAAATGGAATTATTCCAATACCAATTACATTTTAGCCGGATTAATTATCACAAAACTCACTGGAAATAGCGTTGCAGAAGAACTAAATGAACGCTTTCTGGCACCCAATAATCCCTATCGGCTCCATTTACAAAATACTTTTTATGTATCGCATCAATACCCAGAATACGTCATTCCTCGTATGGTGCATGGTTATTTTTTTGGAGGGACTAGTGAGCAATTTATTCCATACGAAACAGATATCACTGATTATAGTTTATCTTATGCAGAACCTGCGGGCGCAATCGTTTCTAATAGTGAAGATATAACCCAGTGGGTCAGGGCATTATTAACACCTAATCGAGTATTAACTCAAAAGCAGCTGTCAGAATTAACAACCCTTGTTTCTACAATTACAGGACAACCACTAACCACCCCAAATCGAGATAATCCAAATGGCTTTGGATTAGGAATTGGCCTAAGCTATATGGAGCCTAAGTTCCCTGGTCTTATTTTCAATTACGAGGGTATGACTATAGGATATCGCGCTCAATACATCTATATTCCTAAGGAAAATATCATCATTTCAGCAACAACCAATAGTAGTGTTAATCCAGATAACGATCATTTGATTGAGTTAATTAGCGATGCCTATGATGCATTATCTAAATAA
- a CDS encoding glycosyltransferase family 2 protein, producing MPKKSNHTKLISCIVPVYNEETLIAEFITALDKTLKELAYPYEIVLVDDGSRDNTPIIIHQLRSQFPLRYLRFSRNFGKENALSAGLDHARGNAVIMLDSDFQHPLELLSKFIAKWEEGYDMVYAVRNNRSDESWLKRTCAKAFYHLTSKINRVNIPANAGDFRLLDRKIVNALQKLPERNRFMKGLYSWVGFKQAAIPFEVQPRKSGTSQWSFYSLLDLAITGITSFSAFPLRMIALGGMGVASLAILYGVWIILSTFIFGIQTPGWATIVTALTFFGGLQLFALGVVGEYIGRVFDEVKHRPLYIIDEESSFNDSNT from the coding sequence ATGCCTAAAAAATCTAATCACACAAAACTTATATCCTGTATTGTGCCTGTTTATAATGAAGAGACTTTAATTGCTGAGTTTATTACTGCTCTTGATAAAACGCTTAAGGAATTAGCCTACCCTTATGAAATAGTCCTAGTTGATGACGGCAGTCGAGATAATACTCCTATAATTATTCATCAGCTAAGATCCCAGTTTCCCCTTCGCTATCTTCGCTTTAGCCGCAATTTTGGCAAAGAAAATGCGCTCAGCGCAGGACTCGATCATGCACGAGGCAATGCAGTGATTATGTTAGATAGTGATTTTCAACACCCGCTTGAACTGTTAAGCAAATTCATCGCTAAATGGGAAGAGGGTTATGATATGGTCTATGCGGTACGTAATAATCGCTCTGATGAGTCCTGGTTAAAACGTACCTGTGCCAAAGCTTTTTATCATTTAACCTCCAAAATAAATCGAGTTAATATTCCAGCTAACGCCGGTGACTTTAGATTGTTAGACAGAAAAATAGTCAATGCCCTGCAAAAATTGCCTGAACGCAATCGCTTTATGAAAGGTTTATACAGCTGGGTAGGGTTCAAACAAGCAGCTATTCCTTTTGAAGTGCAGCCACGAAAATCAGGCACGTCTCAATGGAGTTTTTATTCTCTACTTGATTTGGCGATTACCGGAATCACCTCATTCAGTGCATTTCCTCTGAGAATGATTGCATTAGGAGGTATGGGAGTGGCTTCCCTTGCCATTTTGTATGGTGTGTGGATTATTCTCAGTACGTTTATATTTGGTATACAAACACCTGGTTGGGCAACCATAGTAACCGCGTTAACTTTTTTTGGTGGATTGCAGTTATTTGCCTTAGGTGTGGTAGGAGAATATATAGGCAGAGTTTTTGATGAGGTCAAACATAGACCCTTGTACATTATTGATGAGGAATCCAGTTTTAATGACAGTAATACCTAA
- a CDS encoding TIGR02444 family protein, giving the protein MINELTNPFWDYSLTLYAHEEVRQLCLDLQDSYNANVNIVLWCCWYAAEKGLVSQELLQQILMHNTPWHQHVTCQLRHARQWLKKNQSNELVEPYGQQILQLEITSEAFQQKQLYELSLAQKKTNHNHNKVEAARVNLECYFATLATKVSKHHWHLTTTILLSKME; this is encoded by the coding sequence ATGATAAACGAACTAACCAATCCCTTTTGGGACTATTCTTTAACGCTTTATGCTCATGAAGAGGTAAGGCAATTATGTCTTGATTTGCAAGACAGTTATAATGCTAACGTCAATATAGTTTTATGGTGTTGTTGGTATGCTGCAGAAAAAGGGTTGGTAAGTCAGGAATTATTACAACAGATATTAATGCACAATACACCTTGGCATCAGCATGTCACCTGCCAATTAAGGCATGCACGTCAATGGCTTAAGAAGAATCAATCTAATGAGCTTGTTGAACCATATGGGCAACAGATTCTCCAACTAGAAATCACCTCAGAAGCCTTTCAGCAAAAACAACTGTATGAACTCTCCCTCGCTCAGAAAAAGACAAACCATAATCATAATAAGGTCGAAGCAGCACGTGTTAATTTGGAGTGTTATTTTGCCACACTGGCCACTAAGGTCAGTAAGCACCATTGGCATCTTACTACTACAATCTTATTAAGCAAAATGGAATAA
- a CDS encoding adenylate/guanylate cyclase domain-containing protein, producing the protein MIRRFFNQINQYIISLRSSMLFIFISLFVATTSLIIIVTTIRYTKTTTYVAHKRMESASTSVLRQINAILTPTSVSGQFSAHLIQNGVVKNGEEQIQDLTIELINSLPFVFSSFWGDEHGNFIYSNKANNGGITSEIYNRNHLPATHTIIHRDSSGKIIEKISSPDLSFDPRVRPWYTLAKKEKQTIWTDIYFYQHLHDRGVTTASPVFKDGQFYGAVAISINLNYLSKIIKNQRVTANGYAFIITKEGKLIAYPDKKVFTDLLASPQQLDELYAHSIPLIENSLEQYKKRGKKKLTFSYSDNNDTYIINYTPVKAFEDYGWLIGVVVPQSDFTAELKKLNIITLYISLIILVLGILLISRLVNHIIRPLKLLVKETENIKHFNLEEDIQIISHIKEIIHLRDSIHSMKIGLKLFQRYIPKILVKQLIESGEDVRIGGVRKNLTVFFSDIAHFTTFAEKTEPNMLMVQMGEYFEELTQIIISEKGTIDKYIGDAIMAFWGAPLPNMNPCHHAARAALRCQKRLDELNAIWQQKGYAVFFTRIGIHMGDAIVGNLGSSERINYTAIGDTINTASRLESINKNYKTKIIVSEAVYEQIKDQFVLRRIDCVVVKGRSQRSAIYELLTDNIECLEFDLSAYTPPFENGFAAYRQQSWDVAISYFMQCLEIYPTDTIAPIFIARCQRFKRKPPKPGWEGIME; encoded by the coding sequence ATGATTAGACGTTTTTTTAATCAAATAAATCAATACATTATTTCTCTTAGATCCAGCATGTTGTTTATATTTATCTCTCTGTTTGTTGCTACTACATCCTTAATCATTATTGTTACAACGATACGTTATACAAAAACAACCACCTACGTAGCTCATAAACGTATGGAGTCTGCCTCTACTTCAGTATTGCGACAAATCAATGCAATTCTCACGCCTACTTCTGTATCCGGTCAATTTTCGGCTCATTTGATTCAGAATGGGGTTGTTAAAAATGGAGAGGAACAAATACAGGATTTAACCATTGAGCTGATTAATTCTTTGCCTTTTGTGTTTAGTAGTTTTTGGGGGGATGAGCACGGCAATTTTATTTATTCTAATAAAGCAAATAATGGAGGCATTACTTCTGAAATTTATAATCGTAACCACTTGCCTGCAACACATACCATTATTCACCGTGATAGTTCTGGCAAGATCATTGAGAAAATATCATCTCCTGATTTAAGTTTTGATCCCCGTGTACGTCCTTGGTACACACTAGCAAAAAAAGAAAAACAAACGATATGGACGGATATTTATTTCTATCAACATCTTCATGATAGGGGGGTTACAACAGCATCTCCAGTATTTAAAGATGGACAGTTCTATGGAGCTGTTGCTATTAGTATAAATCTTAATTATCTTAGCAAAATTATTAAAAATCAAAGAGTAACAGCTAACGGCTACGCTTTTATTATCACTAAAGAAGGTAAATTAATTGCCTATCCAGATAAAAAGGTTTTTACTGATCTGCTCGCCTCCCCGCAACAATTGGATGAACTCTATGCCCATTCAATACCTTTAATTGAAAACTCACTGGAGCAGTATAAAAAGAGAGGGAAAAAGAAACTCACATTTTCTTACAGCGATAATAATGATACCTACATAATCAATTACACTCCAGTCAAGGCGTTTGAAGATTATGGCTGGCTTATTGGCGTGGTAGTACCACAAAGTGACTTTACTGCTGAGCTGAAGAAACTGAATATAATCACTCTTTACATCAGCCTGATTATTTTAGTTCTAGGTATTCTGCTCATTTCAAGATTAGTTAACCATATCATAAGACCCCTTAAATTATTGGTAAAAGAAACAGAAAATATTAAGCATTTTAATCTTGAGGAAGACATTCAGATTATATCGCATATTAAAGAAATAATTCATTTAAGAGATTCAATACACTCAATGAAGATTGGTCTTAAGTTGTTTCAGCGATATATACCTAAAATTCTCGTGAAACAGCTCATTGAATCGGGTGAAGACGTACGAATAGGTGGTGTTAGAAAAAATCTGACTGTTTTCTTTTCAGATATTGCGCATTTCACCACATTTGCTGAAAAAACAGAGCCAAACATGCTGATGGTACAAATGGGTGAGTATTTCGAGGAGTTGACCCAAATCATTATCAGTGAAAAAGGAACCATAGATAAATATATTGGTGATGCAATTATGGCATTCTGGGGAGCCCCATTACCGAATATGAACCCTTGTCATCATGCAGCAAGAGCGGCACTTCGCTGCCAAAAGAGATTAGATGAGTTAAATGCCATCTGGCAACAAAAGGGATATGCTGTTTTTTTCACTCGTATTGGCATCCATATGGGGGACGCTATTGTAGGTAATTTGGGCTCATCTGAACGAATAAACTATACTGCTATAGGCGATACCATCAATACAGCTAGTCGATTGGAAAGCATTAATAAAAATTATAAAACCAAAATAATTGTTAGTGAGGCTGTTTACGAGCAAATAAAGGATCAATTTGTTTTAAGAAGGATAGATTGCGTAGTAGTTAAAGGCCGTAGCCAACGTAGTGCTATCTATGAGTTATTAACGGATAATATTGAATGTTTAGAGTTTGACCTCAGCGCGTATACTCCTCCATTTGAAAATGGATTTGCCGCTTATAGACAACAATCTTGGGATGTAGCAATCAGTTATTTTATGCAGTGTTTGGAAATTTATCCGACAGATACTATAGCGCCAATCTTCATTGCAAGATGTCAACGATTTAAACGTAAACCGCCGAAGCCTGGATGGGAGGGGATTATGGAGTAA
- a CDS encoding replicative DNA helicase has translation MTESEAINTEQCSLSNTHIKSLLVKAIEKIDEVYRASDASYGLKTGLTEFDNLTGGLSPSDLIIIAGRPSIGKTTLAMNIIEHIALKLNKTAILFSLETAPEISALKFICSLGRVDAHRLRSGSVEDEDWPRITTAVQTLSESPIYIDNVIEETIDTICAKSRKIALNTGNIGLIVVDYIQLLCCRGSTPENRTAELSSILRYLKILAKELNVPVIAISQLNQNVEQRTDKRPIISDLKDSESIEDDADMICFVHRNDYYDENSEDKYIAEIIVAKHRNGPQGKIRTAYLGQYGRFEDLRFTH, from the coding sequence ATGACTGAATCAGAAGCCATAAATACAGAACAATGTTCTTTAAGTAACACTCATATTAAATCTCTTCTTGTAAAAGCCATAGAAAAAATAGATGAAGTATATAGAGCATCTGATGCTAGTTACGGGCTAAAAACAGGACTTACTGAATTTGATAATCTCACAGGAGGGTTATCTCCTTCTGATTTAATTATTATTGCCGGCCGTCCTAGTATTGGAAAAACAACGTTGGCAATGAATATCATCGAACACATTGCTCTAAAATTAAATAAAACAGCGATTCTTTTTTCTTTAGAAACCGCACCAGAAATTTCAGCCCTAAAATTTATTTGCTCATTAGGGCGAGTTGATGCCCATCGTTTACGATCTGGCTCGGTTGAAGATGAGGACTGGCCGAGGATCACTACAGCCGTTCAAACACTAAGTGAGTCCCCAATTTATATAGATAACGTCATAGAAGAAACAATAGATACTATTTGTGCAAAATCACGAAAAATTGCTTTAAATACCGGTAACATTGGTTTAATAGTTGTTGACTATATCCAATTACTTTGTTGCCGTGGCTCTACTCCTGAAAATAGAACTGCTGAACTATCATCAATTCTTCGCTACCTAAAAATATTGGCAAAAGAGTTAAATGTCCCTGTGATTGCTATTTCTCAGTTAAATCAAAATGTTGAGCAACGCACCGATAAACGTCCGATAATTTCCGACTTAAAAGACTCTGAATCAATTGAGGACGATGCCGACATGATCTGCTTTGTACACAGAAACGATTACTATGATGAAAACTCGGAAGATAAATATATTGCAGAAATTATTGTTGCGAAACATCGCAATGGACCACAAGGCAAAATAAGAACGGCCTATTTAGGTCAATACGGACGATTTGAAGATTTACGTTTCACACATTAA
- a CDS encoding GtrA family protein, translating to MTVIPKLTHRLIYFAIIGASAALIHILTVLGLVTYLELSPLIANIFAFLLAFNASFFGHKYLTFSDLHDQKELSLPHFFLVASSAGILNELLYFLLLEYTILNYLIALILVLGGVSIYSYLLSRFWACR from the coding sequence ATGACAGTAATACCTAAATTAACCCATCGCCTGATTTATTTTGCAATAATAGGTGCAAGCGCGGCCTTAATTCATATTTTAACCGTACTAGGTTTAGTCACGTATTTGGAGCTATCACCACTGATTGCCAATATTTTTGCTTTTTTGCTTGCCTTTAACGCCAGCTTTTTCGGACATAAATATTTAACGTTCTCTGATCTGCATGATCAGAAAGAATTAAGTCTACCTCATTTTTTTCTGGTTGCCTCCTCCGCGGGGATACTTAATGAATTACTGTATTTCTTATTACTGGAATACACCATTTTAAATTATTTAATCGCCTTAATTTTGGTTTTAGGCGGCGTTTCCATATATAGCTACCTTCTTTCAAGATTTTGGGCCTGTCGTTAG
- a CDS encoding glycosyltransferase family 87 protein — protein MESPIIFSHIRLFIFALIISVYCALLYSMISCQYNSDFTSFYSSALAARQGNNPYQTMLISFLPIKAQSYINLNPPIILLLFYPLTYFSYPVALNIWLVLSIILGFIGAWFTFNIAFSQNFIKKNWLSLYAAYLFFFFTLICLSTNQVGTILLLCLMLGYHFYIQNEDYPTGILWGFIIGLKLFPGLLLFFVLRQNRMKLFAIMLVTIAFCFLIPLLVYGTTIYNQFYNAMSGIEWYENPWNASVLAFIHRIFVEIQYIDWIIPTYIIVLFVSLVGYLWSLTANGNRDNINHQPFCLTLVMMLILSPLGWVYYFPILLFPLMLSWASIMKEKEQQSPSAKIWLTSLFLLNFPTASITSMQAVRYNDKTQLIPFYFLGLVTLIYLLTTKKKYLSGNNDVIIDNTKSSFMLITFFIMTFSFIIPSTGFLLRLSRACVY, from the coding sequence GTGGAGTCTCCAATTATTTTTTCTCATATAAGACTCTTTATTTTTGCGTTGATTATTAGTGTATATTGCGCACTTCTTTACTCGATGATTAGTTGTCAATATAACTCTGATTTCACCTCATTTTATTCTTCAGCATTGGCGGCAAGGCAAGGTAATAATCCTTATCAGACAATGCTTATAAGCTTTCTTCCTATAAAAGCTCAAAGTTATATTAATTTAAATCCACCTATTATCTTATTACTATTTTATCCATTGACTTATTTTAGCTATCCCGTTGCTCTTAATATTTGGTTAGTCCTTTCTATTATCTTGGGTTTTATTGGCGCCTGGTTTACTTTTAATATCGCTTTTTCGCAAAACTTTATTAAGAAAAACTGGCTAAGTCTTTATGCAGCCTATCTGTTTTTCTTTTTTACCTTAATCTGTTTATCAACTAATCAAGTAGGAACAATATTACTGCTTTGTCTGATGCTGGGCTACCATTTTTACATCCAGAATGAGGATTACCCCACAGGAATCCTGTGGGGATTCATTATTGGATTAAAACTCTTTCCCGGGTTGCTATTGTTTTTTGTTTTAAGACAAAACCGTATGAAATTGTTTGCTATTATGCTAGTCACCATTGCTTTCTGTTTTCTTATACCCTTGCTTGTATATGGTACAACGATTTACAACCAATTTTATAATGCGATGTCAGGTATTGAGTGGTACGAAAATCCATGGAATGCTTCTGTATTAGCATTTATCCATCGTATATTTGTGGAGATACAATATATTGATTGGATTATACCAACCTATATTATCGTACTGTTTGTATCGTTAGTTGGGTATTTATGGAGTCTGACTGCAAATGGCAACCGCGATAATATAAACCATCAACCGTTCTGTTTAACTCTCGTAATGATGTTGATACTCAGTCCACTAGGTTGGGTGTATTATTTTCCAATATTACTGTTTCCTCTAATGCTGTCATGGGCCAGTATAATGAAGGAAAAAGAGCAACAATCACCGTCAGCTAAAATTTGGCTTACAAGCCTATTTTTACTTAATTTCCCAACAGCAAGTATTACAAGCATGCAAGCGGTACGTTATAATGATAAAACCCAATTAATTCCATTTTATTTTTTGGGACTGGTCACTTTAATCTACCTTTTAACGACCAAGAAAAAATATCTATCCGGCAATAATGATGTGATCATTGATAATACAAAAAGCTCATTCATGTTGATTACATTTTTTATTATGACTTTTAGTTTTATCATTCCCAGCACCGGCTTCTTACTGCGCTTATCCAGGGCTTGTGTTTACTGA
- a CDS encoding amidase, with protein sequence MSDLNQLSIKDLIKLIHQRELTASDLLEAYIRRIDLVNPKINALVQSNFSAAREAAFAADQKLKRANFTPNPLFGIPFTAKDLYSVPNYVVTFGTQGLSNKVCRHKNTVIARLLDQGSIFLGLTNTPEMGVSLETDNLVYGRTNHPLNHAYSSGGSSGGEAALIASHASPMGIAGDHGGGARYPSHCCGVFTLRPSLGRLPQTGCVVPKRGWVALTSRIAPMTNHIEDLEILFHTIHGGDGLDPYAERPMPQPIQFADKNIRVASLVDPQFTDIDPAIPEVIEQLCQQMSQHSIHVDTIETSLFKEGISIAQRLFQADAGHGLKMLLSEVGTTDFSHQTQAWLDQQPQAPLSMEQYAALWAEWDEYKIKFLTLFQNHDVLICPASPQCALPHGQTLKHNAIWPLIRYTASLTLTECPVVVIPYGCNQQQFPIGIQIIAKPWNDELALAMARKISQLRGM encoded by the coding sequence ATGTCAGATCTGAATCAATTGTCCATCAAGGATTTAATAAAATTAATACATCAACGCGAACTAACAGCATCCGATTTACTTGAAGCATATATTCGCAGAATAGATTTAGTAAACCCTAAAATTAATGCCTTGGTACAAAGCAATTTTTCCGCAGCAAGAGAAGCCGCTTTTGCTGCGGATCAAAAGTTGAAAAGAGCAAATTTCACTCCCAATCCTTTATTTGGCATTCCTTTTACCGCAAAAGATTTATATTCCGTTCCAAATTATGTGGTAACTTTTGGTACCCAAGGATTAAGTAATAAGGTATGTCGACATAAAAATACAGTGATTGCTCGTTTGCTCGATCAAGGAAGTATTTTTCTAGGCCTGACTAATACGCCAGAAATGGGCGTTTCTTTAGAGACAGATAATCTCGTTTATGGACGAACCAATCATCCATTGAATCACGCTTATTCAAGCGGTGGCAGTAGTGGTGGTGAGGCGGCGTTAATTGCAAGTCACGCATCCCCCATGGGGATAGCCGGAGATCATGGTGGCGGAGCTAGATATCCTTCTCATTGCTGCGGCGTGTTCACCTTACGCCCTTCACTGGGGCGTCTCCCACAAACAGGATGTGTCGTTCCCAAGCGTGGATGGGTTGCATTAACAAGCCGTATCGCTCCTATGACTAATCACATTGAGGATTTAGAAATTTTATTTCATACAATTCACGGTGGTGATGGTTTAGATCCCTATGCTGAACGACCTATGCCCCAACCTATACAGTTTGCCGATAAAAATATACGCGTTGCTTCTTTAGTTGACCCTCAATTTACCGATATTGATCCCGCGATTCCCGAAGTTATTGAACAGCTTTGCCAACAAATGTCTCAACACAGCATACACGTTGATACTATAGAAACCTCTCTATTTAAAGAAGGTATTTCTATTGCGCAACGACTGTTTCAAGCAGACGCTGGGCACGGCTTAAAAATGCTTCTAAGCGAAGTAGGTACCACGGATTTTTCTCATCAAACGCAAGCATGGTTAGACCAACAACCTCAAGCCCCTCTCTCTATGGAACAATATGCGGCATTATGGGCAGAATGGGATGAATATAAAATTAAGTTTTTAACGCTTTTTCAAAACCATGACGTATTAATATGCCCTGCTTCACCACAGTGTGCATTACCTCACGGCCAAACCCTTAAGCATAATGCCATTTGGCCATTAATTCGCTATACAGCAAGCCTTACATTAACTGAATGCCCTGTAGTAGTTATCCCCTATGGATGTAATCAACAACAATTTCCCATAGGAATACAAATAATCGCTAAACCATGGAACGATGAGTTGGCATTAGCCATGGCAAGAAAAATAAGTCAACTCAGGGGCATGTAA
- a CDS encoding UbiD family decarboxylase domain-containing protein — protein sequence MKKRQYGEVKNVIAATLGCHYDIKQVILVDEDISIDSPGPIEWAVATRIQANIDLVVINRVLGSKLDPSGKNLGLISKIGLDAATYPDMQELFMSVKCRAKSNWI from the coding sequence ATGAAAAAGCGTCAATATGGTGAGGTCAAAAATGTCATTGCCGCAACCTTGGGCTGTCATTACGATATCAAACAAGTTATTCTAGTTGATGAAGACATTAGTATTGATTCACCTGGGCCAATAGAATGGGCGGTCGCTACCCGCATCCAAGCGAATATAGATTTAGTAGTCATAAATAGAGTACTAGGATCAAAATTAGATCCTTCAGGAAAAAACCTTGGATTAATCTCCAAAATTGGTTTGGATGCCGCCACCTATCCTGATATGCAAGAGCTCTTTATGTCAGTCAAGTGTCGGGCGAAGAGCAATTGGATATAA